One part of the Microlunatus elymi genome encodes these proteins:
- a CDS encoding FMN-binding glutamate synthase family protein, which yields MGGAKKAGVAAGTTAGIAAAVAAWDLLQRKHSVLRNYPIVGHLRYLLEDIRPEVQQYFIERNTDGRPYDRDVRSIIYERAKGIHGEQAFGTERDVNRAGYEFLLHSVAPLDPPDDPPRVLIGGPDCSKPYSMALLNVSAMSFGALSANAIRALNKGSKLGGFAHDTGEGGLSPYHLENGGDLVWEIGSGYFSTRTKDGHFDPGQFVENSSHEQVKAVSLKLSQGAKPGIGGVLPAAKVSAEIARIRNVPQGQKCVSPPGHRVFSTPVELIEFIARMRELSGGKPAGFKLCVGNRQDVLAICKAILQVGTAPDFIIVDGSEGGTAAAPLEYEDHVGMPLTEGLMLLHNALVGTGLRDRIKLGASGKVATGSDIVKRMIQGADYTNAARAMMMAIGCIQSQRCHTDRCPVGVATQNPRRSRALDVADKSQRVYRYQQATVAEAMSMMASMGVRTPEQLNPHQLRRNVSEVENHSYAELYEWLHPGELLSDPPASWLGDWAAASADHFPSPYVGTHA from the coding sequence CCACCTGCGCTATCTGCTGGAGGACATCCGGCCGGAGGTCCAGCAGTACTTCATCGAGCGCAACACCGACGGCCGCCCGTACGATCGCGACGTCCGATCGATCATCTACGAACGCGCCAAGGGCATCCACGGCGAGCAGGCGTTCGGCACCGAACGCGACGTCAACCGGGCCGGCTACGAGTTTCTGCTGCATTCGGTGGCGCCGCTCGATCCGCCGGACGACCCGCCGCGGGTGCTGATCGGCGGTCCGGACTGCAGCAAGCCGTACAGCATGGCTCTGCTGAACGTGTCGGCGATGAGCTTCGGCGCGCTCTCGGCCAACGCGATCCGGGCGCTCAACAAGGGCTCCAAGCTCGGCGGGTTCGCGCACGACACCGGCGAGGGCGGGCTGTCGCCGTACCACTTGGAGAACGGCGGCGATCTGGTCTGGGAGATCGGCTCCGGCTACTTCTCCACCCGGACCAAGGACGGGCACTTCGATCCGGGTCAGTTCGTGGAGAACAGTTCGCACGAACAGGTGAAGGCGGTGTCGCTGAAGCTGTCGCAGGGTGCGAAGCCGGGCATCGGCGGGGTGCTCCCGGCGGCCAAGGTCAGCGCCGAGATCGCCCGCATCCGCAACGTACCGCAGGGCCAGAAATGCGTCAGCCCGCCCGGTCATCGGGTCTTCTCCACGCCGGTCGAACTGATCGAATTCATCGCCAGGATGCGAGAGCTGTCCGGTGGCAAACCGGCCGGCTTCAAGCTGTGCGTCGGCAATCGGCAGGACGTCCTGGCCATCTGCAAGGCCATCCTGCAGGTCGGTACGGCGCCGGACTTCATCATCGTCGACGGTTCCGAGGGCGGCACCGCGGCCGCTCCGCTGGAGTACGAGGACCATGTCGGGATGCCGCTGACCGAAGGGCTGATGCTGCTCCACAACGCGCTGGTCGGCACCGGGTTGCGGGACCGGATCAAGCTCGGTGCCAGCGGCAAGGTCGCCACCGGCAGCGACATCGTCAAGCGGATGATCCAGGGCGCCGACTACACCAACGCGGCCCGGGCGATGATGATGGCGATCGGTTGCATCCAGTCCCAGCGCTGTCACACCGATCGTTGCCCGGTCGGCGTCGCCACCCAGAATCCGCGCCGATCCAGGGCACTGGACGTGGCCGACAAGAGTCAGCGGGTGTACCGCTATCAGCAGGCGACCGTTGCCGAGGCGATGTCGATGATGGCGTCGATGGGCGTTCGTACGCCCGAGCAGTTGAACCCGCATCAGTTGCGTCGCAACGTGTCCGAGGTGGAGAACCATTCCTACGCCGAACTGTACGAGTGGCTGCACCCGGGCGAGCTGCTGTCCGATCCGCCGGCGAGCTGGCTGGGCGACTGGGCCGCAGCGTCCGCCGATCACTTCCCCAGCCCGTACGTCGGCACCCACGCGTGA
- a CDS encoding type 1 glutamine amidotransferase domain-containing protein → MPVTDKRALVVTTDFGVEEAELVSPTKDLRDAGVDVTVASSTGKTIQTVNGDKEWASTVEPDSPLEGLRAEDYDIVIIPGGTVNADTLRGNEQLQELLRETASAQKPIAAICHGPWTLIDAGLARGKTLTSYPSLRLDLINAGATWEDQQLQRCTANGWVLLTSRNPGDLDAFNAAIIDELG, encoded by the coding sequence ATGCCTGTGACCGACAAGCGAGCCCTGGTAGTTACCACCGACTTCGGAGTGGAGGAGGCCGAGCTGGTCTCGCCGACCAAGGACCTGCGTGACGCCGGTGTCGACGTGACGGTCGCATCCAGCACCGGCAAGACGATCCAGACCGTCAACGGGGACAAGGAATGGGCCTCGACGGTCGAGCCGGACAGTCCGCTGGAGGGGCTCCGCGCCGAGGACTACGACATCGTGATCATCCCCGGCGGGACGGTGAACGCCGACACCCTGCGCGGCAACGAACAACTGCAGGAGTTGCTCCGGGAAACGGCCAGCGCCCAGAAGCCGATCGCGGCGATCTGCCACGGACCGTGGACCTTGATCGATGCCGGGCTGGCGCGCGGCAAGACCCTCACCTCGTACCCGAGTCTGCGCCTGGACCTGATCAACGCCGGCGCAACCTGGGAAGATCAGCAGCTGCAGCGCTGTACGGCCAACGGCTGGGTGCTGCTCACCTCCCGCAACCCGGGCGACCTGGACGCCTTCAACGCGGCCATCATCGACGAACTCGGCTGA